In the Pungitius pungitius chromosome 5, fPunPun2.1, whole genome shotgun sequence genome, one interval contains:
- the qsox2 gene encoding sulfhydryl oxidase 2 — translation MLRFWLRAAALLWLAPGCLGTAARLYREEDPLVILSGRSLQPAVQNSSSAWLVQFYSSWCGHCIQYSGTWKALAQDVKDWRPVFSVGVLDCAQEDNFDVCKEFGIKFYPTFRYFHAHSPGTDKGTSYRGADQEVQSVRQLMVQILQNHTKADWPDQCPSLELYSSEELLPLLGQRSDHYTAIIIEEPDSYVGREVALDLLQFSGVEVKRALSSDLRLLDVLKVSTFPSVYLLQPNGTHTHLHVEKRLRFFFSSLLRSLPGVQLRWRSDGTGGDLMAAQENKRSSETWRDLDRSKVYAADLESALHYLLRVELASHNTLEGEELQVFKDFVTLVAKLYPGGGSVVKLMETLSDWLLSLPLPQIPYQAVLDLVDNKMRISGVFLGAELRWVGCQGSRAGLRGYPCSLWTLFHVLTIQHEATPTALDNTGLEAKASPVLQVMRRYISTFFGCEECGRHFEEAASNTVETVHNPKEQVLWLWTQHNLVNSRLAGSLSDDPLFPKAPWPSPSLCASCHEEKHGVHVWNLDQVLIFLRHHYGAANISPKYSLTPPLLHAPPADPNPHPQPNPDPVPASQPEPEPGGGVKEAKKQLELGHQALGGEKVLVLGGGQGGVWILGLGFNSVDMSLCVVLYVCSCLVLMLLFFFFKVRSRRWKLRHTRLPI, via the exons ATGCTGCGGTTCTGGCTTCGAGCGGCGGCGCTTCTCTGGCTGGCCCCCGGGTGTCTCGGCACGGCAGCCCGGTTGTACAGGGAGGAGGACCCGCTGGTGATCCTCAGCGGCCGCAGCCTGCAGCCCGCCGTGCAGAACTCGTCGTCGGCCTGGCTGGTCCAGTTCTACTCGTCCTGGTGCGGACACTGCATCCAGTACTCCGGCACCTGGAAGGCTCTGGCTCAGGACGTCAAAG ACTGGCGTCCTGTCTTCAGCGTGGGGGTGCTGGACTGCGCTCAAGAAGACAACTTTGACGTCTGTAAAGAATTCGGCATCAAGTTCTACCCGACATTCCGA TACTTCCATGCTCACAGTCCAGGGACAGACAAAGGGACGTCCTACAGAG GTGCAGACCAAGAGGTCCAGTCAGTGAGACAGTTAATGGTCCAAATCCTGCAGAACCACACCAAGGCCGACTGGCCGGACCAGTGTCCTTCGCTGGAGCTATACAG TTCTGAAGAGCTGCTCCCTCtgctgggtcaaaggtcagaccaCTACACTGCCATCATCATAGAGGAGCCTGACTCCTACGTAGGGCGAGAG gtggcCCTGGACCTGCTCCAGTTCTCCGGGGTGGAGGTGAAGAGAGCTCTGAGCTCTGATCTCCGTTTGCTGGATGTTCTGAAGGTCTCAACCTTCCCCTCAGTGTACCTGCTGCAGCccaacggcacacacacacacttgcatgt TGAGAAGCGCCTGaggttcttcttctcctccttgttGAGGAGCTTACCAGGAGTGCAGCTGAGGTGGAGGTCTGATGGTACCGGTGGAGACCTAATGGCAGCGCAGGAGAACAAGCGGAGCAGTGAGACCTGGAGGGACCTGGACCG gtCAAAGGTTTATGCGGCTGATCTGGAGTCAGCGCTCCACTACCTGCTGAGAGTCGAGCTGGCTTCCCACAACACCTTGGAAGGGGAGGAGCTACAGGTCTTCAAGGACTTTGTTACTCTGGTTGCTAAG CTGTATCCAGGTGGAGGTTCTGTGGTGAAGCTGATGGAGacgctctctgattggctgctcagtCTGCCTCTTCCACAAATCCCTTACCAGGCCGTGCTGGACCTGGTAGACAACAAGATGAgg ATCTCCGGCGTGTTCCTCGGTGCAGAGCTGCGCTGGGTTGGTTGCCAGGGCAGCAGGGCGGGGCTTAGAGGTTACCCGTGCTCTCTATGGACTCTGTTCCACGTCCTGACCATCCAGCATGAGGCCACGCCCACTGCCCTGGacaacacag GTCTGGAGGCCAAAGCGTCCCCGGTGCTGCAGGTGATGCGTCGTTACATCTCCACGTTCTTCGGTTGTGAGGAATGTGGTCGACATTTTGAAGAAGCAGCTTCTAACACTGTGGAGACAGTCCACAACCCAAAGGAGCAGGTCCTCTGGTTGTGGACCCAACACAACCTGGTCAACTCAAGACTGGCAG GCTCTCTTAGCGATGACCCCCTCTTCCCTAAAGCTCCGTGGCCGAGCCCCTCCCTCTGCGCCTCCTGCCACGAGGAGAAACACGGCGTCCACGTGTGGAACCTGGACCAGGTCCTCATCTTCCTCAGGCACCACTACGGCGCCGCCAACATCTCCCCGAAATACTCGCTGACTCCCCCACTACTCCACGCACCCCCTGCCGATCCAAATCCTCATCCTCAGCCCAATCCGGATCCAGTACCGGCCAGCCAGCCAGAGCCAGagccaggaggaggagtgaaGGAGGCCAAGAAGCAGCTGGAGCTGGGACACCAGGCTCTGGGTGGGGAGAAGGTTCTGGTTCTGGGAGGAGGACAAGGCGGGGTTTGGATTTTGGGTCTGGGTTTCAACAGCGTGGACATGAGTCTGTGTGTGGTTCTGTACGTCTGCTCCTGCCTCGTCCtcatgctcctcttcttcttcttcaaagtcCGGTCCAGGAGGTGGAAGCTGCGACACACCCGCCTGCCCATCTGA
- the LOC119225607 gene encoding nucleus accumbens-associated protein 2-like isoform X1 — MLRVEIPDFGNGVLGILNEQRLLGQYCDVSVLVQGRAFKAHRAVLAASSLYFRDLFAAESSSSSPAVFELPSSVTPACFQQILSFCYTGRLSMAASEQLVLMYTAGYLQIQNIVERGMELMMMKASSSPLCCDSQTASSDELGGFQQSLSPEELLQAVRRIKREPADTPPAEQNGGGVRGGTKRGEGEEARGDLPSDLQATRNSGLCYLASGGRSSPGGSSFPADSPPSLPPTEEELEEDYYGNGVQSRLHQQIYGHPGNPYIQEKMEVLSLPLTSDRRPCLLVGRDNMALPASLISQIGYRCHPSLYTEGDPGEKVELVAGSGVFMTRGQLMNCHLCAGVKHKVLLRRLLATFFDRNTLANSCGTGIRSSTNDPSRKPLDNRVLNTVKLYCQNFAPNFKESEMNVIAADMCTNARRVRKRWLPKIQSLLPDSLPTSCHPRRAKRGGGGGGAAVQPSSPFEMDLRQLSASYLEVPLYGERREREAAGDREGEKEAQPLLPHLQFAGSRVRGGVEGQVEEVLVGGEADVGGRIQTDHLLDLHLSSSTPPHASPQPAETAPPPRGLAEPEERGAEPLEDSQ; from the exons ATGCTGCGGGTGGAGATCCCGGACTTTGGCAACGGCGTGCTGGGCATCCTGAACGAGCAGCGGCTGCTGGGTCAGTACTGCGATGTGTCCGTGCTGGTGCAGGGTCGGGCCTTCAAGGCTCACCGGGCCGTGCTGGCCGCATCTTCGCTCTACTTCAGGGACCTGTTTGCCGCCgagtcctcctcttcctcaccggCGGTGTTTGAGCTGCCGTCCTCGGTGACGCCGGCGTGCTTCCAGCAAATCCTGTCCTTCTGCTACACGGGGCGACTCAGTATGGCCGCCAGCGAGCAGCTGGTCCTCATGTACACCGCCGGGTACCTGCAGATACAGAACATCGTGGAGCGGGGCATggagctgatgatgatgaaggcctcctcctcgcccctgTGCTGCGACTCACAG ACGGCCTCGTCAGACGAGCTCGGGGGCTTCCAGCAGTCCCTCAGTCCCGAGGAGCTGCTACAGGCCGTACGCAGGATCAAACGGGAGCCAGCCGACACGCCTCCTGCTGAGCAGAATggaggaggagtgagaggaggaactaagagaggagaaggagaggaggccaG AGGGGACCTCCCTTCGGACCTCCAGGCCACCAGGAACAGCGGCCTATGCTACCTGGCCAGCGGGGGGCGCTCCAGCCCGGGAGGCTCCAGCTTCCCCGCGGACtcgcctccttctctcccccctacagaggaggagctggaagaaGACTACTACGGGAACGGAGTCCAGTCCAGACTCCACCAACAAATCTACGGACATCCGGGAAACCCCTACA tccaggagaagatggaggtgcTGTCCCTCCCGCTGACCAGCGACCGGCGCCCCTGCTTGCTGGTGGGTCGGGACAACATGGCGCTCCCTGCCAGCCTGATCAGTCAGATCGGGTACCGGTGCCACCCGTCGCTCTACACTGAGGGAGACCCGGGGGAGAAGGTGGAGCTGGTGGCAG gttcaGGTGTGTTCATGACACGAGGTCAGCTGATGAACTGTCACCTGTGTGCTGGAGTCAAGCACAAGGTTCTGCTCAGGAGACTGCTGGCAACCTTCTTCGACAG AAACACTCTGGCCAATAGCTGTGGGACTGGGATCCGCTCCTCCACCAATGATCCCAGCAGAAAACCTCTAGACAACCGAGTGTTAAACACTGTTAAAc tctatTGTCAGAACTTTGCTCCTAACTTTAAGGAGAGTGAGATGAATGTCATTGCAGCCGATATGTGCACCAACGCCCGAAGAGTCCGCAAGCGTTGGCTGCCCAAAATCCAGTCTCTCCTCCCCGACAGCCTCCCCACCTCCTGCCACCCCCGCAGGGctaagaggggaggaggaggaggaggtgcagcggtTCAGCCCAGCAGCCCCTTCGAAATGGACCTGCGTCAACTTAGCGCCTCCTACCTGGAGGTGCCGCTGTACGGGGAGCGACGAGAgagggaggcggcgggggatagagagggggagaaggaggcgcAGCCACTCCTGCCCCATCTGCAGTTTGCCGGGTCCCGTGTCAGAGGCGGAGTTGAGGGTCAGGTGGAGGAGGTACTGGTGGGCGGCGAGGCCGATGTGGGAGGGAGAATACAAACTGATCACCTCCTAgacctccacctctcctcctcaacTCCCCCCCACGCCTCCCCTCAGCCTGCAGAGACCGCCCCTCCTCCCAGGGGATTGGCCGagccagaggagagaggggCGGAGCCCCTGGAAGACAGCCAATAA
- the LOC119225607 gene encoding nucleus accumbens-associated protein 2-like isoform X2 yields the protein MAASEQLVLMYTAGYLQIQNIVERGMELMMMKASSSPLCCDSQTASSDELGGFQQSLSPEELLQAVRRIKREPADTPPAEQNGGGVRGGTKRGEGEEARGDLPSDLQATRNSGLCYLASGGRSSPGGSSFPADSPPSLPPTEEELEEDYYGNGVQSRLHQQIYGHPGNPYIQEKMEVLSLPLTSDRRPCLLVGRDNMALPASLISQIGYRCHPSLYTEGDPGEKVELVAGSGVFMTRGQLMNCHLCAGVKHKVLLRRLLATFFDRNTLANSCGTGIRSSTNDPSRKPLDNRVLNTVKLYCQNFAPNFKESEMNVIAADMCTNARRVRKRWLPKIQSLLPDSLPTSCHPRRAKRGGGGGGAAVQPSSPFEMDLRQLSASYLEVPLYGERREREAAGDREGEKEAQPLLPHLQFAGSRVRGGVEGQVEEVLVGGEADVGGRIQTDHLLDLHLSSSTPPHASPQPAETAPPPRGLAEPEERGAEPLEDSQ from the exons ATGGCCGCCAGCGAGCAGCTGGTCCTCATGTACACCGCCGGGTACCTGCAGATACAGAACATCGTGGAGCGGGGCATggagctgatgatgatgaaggcctcctcctcgcccctgTGCTGCGACTCACAG ACGGCCTCGTCAGACGAGCTCGGGGGCTTCCAGCAGTCCCTCAGTCCCGAGGAGCTGCTACAGGCCGTACGCAGGATCAAACGGGAGCCAGCCGACACGCCTCCTGCTGAGCAGAATggaggaggagtgagaggaggaactaagagaggagaaggagaggaggccaG AGGGGACCTCCCTTCGGACCTCCAGGCCACCAGGAACAGCGGCCTATGCTACCTGGCCAGCGGGGGGCGCTCCAGCCCGGGAGGCTCCAGCTTCCCCGCGGACtcgcctccttctctcccccctacagaggaggagctggaagaaGACTACTACGGGAACGGAGTCCAGTCCAGACTCCACCAACAAATCTACGGACATCCGGGAAACCCCTACA tccaggagaagatggaggtgcTGTCCCTCCCGCTGACCAGCGACCGGCGCCCCTGCTTGCTGGTGGGTCGGGACAACATGGCGCTCCCTGCCAGCCTGATCAGTCAGATCGGGTACCGGTGCCACCCGTCGCTCTACACTGAGGGAGACCCGGGGGAGAAGGTGGAGCTGGTGGCAG gttcaGGTGTGTTCATGACACGAGGTCAGCTGATGAACTGTCACCTGTGTGCTGGAGTCAAGCACAAGGTTCTGCTCAGGAGACTGCTGGCAACCTTCTTCGACAG AAACACTCTGGCCAATAGCTGTGGGACTGGGATCCGCTCCTCCACCAATGATCCCAGCAGAAAACCTCTAGACAACCGAGTGTTAAACACTGTTAAAc tctatTGTCAGAACTTTGCTCCTAACTTTAAGGAGAGTGAGATGAATGTCATTGCAGCCGATATGTGCACCAACGCCCGAAGAGTCCGCAAGCGTTGGCTGCCCAAAATCCAGTCTCTCCTCCCCGACAGCCTCCCCACCTCCTGCCACCCCCGCAGGGctaagaggggaggaggaggaggaggtgcagcggtTCAGCCCAGCAGCCCCTTCGAAATGGACCTGCGTCAACTTAGCGCCTCCTACCTGGAGGTGCCGCTGTACGGGGAGCGACGAGAgagggaggcggcgggggatagagagggggagaaggaggcgcAGCCACTCCTGCCCCATCTGCAGTTTGCCGGGTCCCGTGTCAGAGGCGGAGTTGAGGGTCAGGTGGAGGAGGTACTGGTGGGCGGCGAGGCCGATGTGGGAGGGAGAATACAAACTGATCACCTCCTAgacctccacctctcctcctcaacTCCCCCCCACGCCTCCCCTCAGCCTGCAGAGACCGCCCCTCCTCCCAGGGGATTGGCCGagccagaggagagaggggCGGAGCCCCTGGAAGACAGCCAATAA